One Phaseolus vulgaris cultivar G19833 chromosome 4, P. vulgaris v2.0, whole genome shotgun sequence DNA window includes the following coding sequences:
- the LOC137837521 gene encoding RNA-binding protein 1-like codes for MTDGYWNRQQALLPHSGMLKRPRSDYDMPASGLSSGNEMHNYIARDDDRTGHRMIKDTKTIGTAYDRYLQSGGQISSFASGEASTVGGLGLARGGGGGLSGHSLADPAAMGRHGGGGPDLAPNGRVVNYGGQLPVDAVSRPGPETVPLPPDASSTLYVEGLPSDSTRREVAHIFRPFVGYREVRLVSKESKHRGGDPLILCFVDFANPACAATAMSALQGYKVDELNPESSHLRLQFSRYPGPRSGPASRGKR; via the exons ATGACGGACGGTTATTGGAATCGGCAACAGGCGCTTCTCCCTCATTCCGGCATGCTTAAGCGACCGCGTTCTGACTACG ATATGCCCGCTTCTGGTCTGTCTTCAGGTAATGAGATGCATAATTATATTGCTCGTGATGATGACCGTACTGGTCACCGAATGATAAAGGATACAAAAACAATTGGAACTGCTTATGACCGCTACCTTCAGAGTGGGGGG CAAATTTCTTCATTTGCTTCTGGGGAAGCCAGTACGGTTGGTGGTCTTGGGTTGGCTAGGGGTGGCGGTGGTGGATTATCAGGCCATTCACTAGCTGATCCTGCTGCCATGGGGCGTCATGGGGGTGGTGGTCCAGATCTAGCACCAAATGGACGGGTTGTTAATTATGGTGGTCAGCTACCTGTAGATGCTGTTTCCAGGCCTGGACCTGAGACGGTACCTCTACCTCCAGATGCTTCTAGCACTTTGTATGTTGAAGGTCTCCCTTCTGATAGCACAAGAAGAGAAGTAGCTC ATATTTTCCGCCCTTTTGTTGGGTATAGAGAAGTGAGACTTGTGAGCAAAGAATCCAAACAT CGTGGTGGAGACCCTTTAATCCTTTGTTTCGTGGACTTTGCAAATCCAGCTTGTGCAGCAACTGCTATGAGTGCCTTGCAAG GTTATAAAGTTGATGAACTCAATCCTGAGTCCAGTCACTTGCGGCTTCAGTTTTCTCGGTATCCTGGTCCAAGAAGTGGACCTGCATCTCGGGGTAAAAGATAA